A region of Bacteroidota bacterium DNA encodes the following proteins:
- the ileS gene encoding isoleucine--tRNA ligase has protein sequence MFKELTDKLNYSELELHILKFWKENNIFDQSITTRDSNKSFTFFEGPPTANGRPGIHHVMSRTLKDLVCRYKTMQGYQVHRKAGWDTHGLPVEIEVEKMLGFKHKDEIVKYGVEAFNAECRKSVWKYKSDWELMTDRMGYWVNMNDPYVTFENDYIESIWWALKEIYNKGLIYKGFKIQPYCPRCETPLSSHEVSLGYEDVKDPSVYVKMKVQGEENTYFLVWTTTPWTLISNVALAVHPEIEYVKVENKGEKLILAKSRVSVLDDEFIVIDSYKGTDLVGREYERIFDFNPVKEKAFYIITGDFVTTEDGSGIVHIAPAYGEDDYQAGRKFGLPTIHPVNKSGEFNQEVTDFAGQFVKDADLNIINNMKARRILYKKETITHSYPHCWRCKTPLLYYARESWYISTTKIAQQMIELNKQINWVPPEVGEGRFGNWLEENKDWALSRDRFWGTPLPIWLCKCGEKKCVGSIEELLEAKILINGSTQKIDADKIDLHKPYVDSIVFDCTKCGSMMQRTPELIDVWFDSGAMQFAQWHYPFESKETFKAQHPADYICEGIDQTRGWFYSLHAISTLLFDKPAFKNLLVNELILDKDGQKMSKSKGNTVDPFAIIEKFGADATRWYLVTNSPPWKPTLFDEEGITEVQRKFFGTLINTYSFFSLYANIDKFNFNETKIPVSERLEIDRWIISSLNTLIKKYTQAMEEYDVTKAARLVSDFTIDQLSNWYIRRNRRRFWKSELGKDKTAAYQTLYECLITISKLMAPFAPFLSEEIYRDLNSATQKEKFSSVHLSTIPQVNKTAVDTKLEERMSKVQRIVYLVRAIRNKSNLKIRQPLKRIILPITSEEYKNEIELMKDVIIDEINVKTIEYVSDDSEIVHKRLKPNFKTIGPKYGKSVQQVANEIKAMSTNSIKELEKNGKFTLKINENEFEIALDDVEIIHEDIKGWLVENDNEITVALDTELTEELIDEGFAREFVSRIQNMRKDAGFEVTDRIEIYFESGTTLQNAISKMKQYIQSETLAASILTELQTCDYSAEWDINSEMCKIGIKRI, from the coding sequence ATGTTCAAAGAACTTACTGACAAGCTGAATTACTCGGAACTCGAACTTCATATCTTAAAGTTTTGGAAAGAAAATAATATTTTCGATCAGAGCATCACTACACGCGATAGCAATAAGAGTTTTACTTTTTTTGAAGGACCTCCGACAGCAAACGGTCGCCCCGGCATTCACCACGTAATGAGCCGGACTTTAAAAGATTTAGTCTGCCGTTACAAAACTATGCAGGGTTATCAAGTACATCGGAAAGCCGGTTGGGACACACACGGACTTCCTGTTGAAATTGAAGTCGAAAAAATGTTAGGCTTCAAACACAAAGACGAAATCGTAAAATATGGAGTAGAAGCTTTTAACGCCGAGTGCAGAAAATCAGTCTGGAAATACAAATCCGATTGGGAACTGATGACCGACCGCATGGGCTACTGGGTGAATATGAACGACCCCTACGTAACATTCGAAAATGATTATATCGAATCAATTTGGTGGGCACTAAAAGAAATTTACAATAAGGGATTAATCTATAAAGGTTTTAAAATTCAACCCTATTGCCCACGCTGCGAAACTCCTCTATCATCACACGAAGTATCGCTCGGATACGAAGATGTGAAAGACCCAAGTGTTTACGTAAAGATGAAAGTTCAAGGCGAAGAGAATACATACTTCCTGGTATGGACAACCACACCGTGGACCTTAATCTCGAACGTTGCGTTAGCAGTTCATCCTGAAATTGAATATGTAAAAGTTGAGAACAAAGGCGAAAAATTAATTTTAGCAAAATCACGTGTTTCTGTTTTGGACGATGAGTTCATAGTTATAGATAGTTATAAAGGTACCGACCTCGTTGGAAGAGAATATGAACGAATTTTCGATTTCAATCCTGTAAAAGAAAAAGCATTTTATATAATCACCGGCGATTTTGTTACTACCGAAGACGGTTCGGGCATCGTGCATATAGCGCCGGCTTACGGCGAGGACGATTATCAGGCAGGAAGAAAATTCGGATTACCCACAATACATCCTGTAAACAAAAGCGGCGAGTTTAACCAGGAAGTAACCGACTTTGCCGGACAGTTCGTAAAAGATGCCGACCTGAATATCATCAATAATATGAAGGCGCGTCGCATTCTATATAAAAAGGAAACTATCACACACAGTTATCCGCATTGCTGGCGGTGTAAAACTCCGCTGCTATATTATGCACGTGAATCGTGGTACATCAGCACAACAAAAATTGCACAACAGATGATTGAGTTGAATAAGCAAATCAACTGGGTGCCGCCCGAAGTTGGCGAAGGACGTTTCGGAAACTGGTTAGAAGAGAACAAGGATTGGGCATTATCGCGCGACCGCTTCTGGGGAACTCCGCTTCCAATTTGGCTTTGCAAATGCGGCGAAAAAAAATGTGTCGGAAGTATCGAAGAACTTCTTGAAGCAAAAATTTTAATCAACGGCTCAACTCAAAAAATTGATGCCGATAAAATTGATTTACACAAACCATACGTGGATTCAATTGTATTCGATTGCACAAAATGCGGAAGTATGATGCAACGAACTCCTGAATTAATCGACGTCTGGTTCGATTCGGGTGCAATGCAATTCGCACAATGGCATTATCCGTTCGAGAGCAAAGAAACTTTCAAAGCACAACATCCGGCTGATTATATTTGCGAAGGAATTGACCAAACAAGAGGTTGGTTTTATTCGCTTCACGCAATCAGCACGCTGCTTTTTGATAAACCGGCTTTTAAAAACCTGCTTGTAAACGAATTAATACTCGATAAAGACGGACAAAAAATGTCCAAGTCGAAAGGCAACACAGTTGATCCTTTCGCCATTATCGAAAAATTCGGTGCCGATGCAACCCGTTGGTACTTGGTTACAAACAGCCCGCCTTGGAAGCCGACACTCTTCGACGAAGAAGGGATAACGGAAGTTCAGAGAAAATTTTTCGGAACTCTCATTAACACATACTCATTCTTTTCACTGTATGCGAACATCGATAAGTTCAATTTCAATGAAACTAAAATCCCGGTTTCGGAACGGCTTGAAATCGACCGTTGGATTATTTCATCGCTTAATACACTCATAAAAAAATACACCCAAGCGATGGAAGAGTACGATGTTACGAAAGCCGCACGATTAGTCAGCGATTTTACAATCGATCAACTATCCAACTGGTATATTCGTCGCAACCGGCGACGTTTCTGGAAAAGCGAACTTGGGAAAGATAAGACAGCAGCTTACCAAACTTTATACGAGTGCTTAATAACCATTTCGAAATTAATGGCTCCTTTCGCACCGTTTCTATCTGAAGAAATTTACCGCGATTTGAATTCTGCAACCCAGAAAGAAAAATTTTCATCAGTTCATTTATCAACTATCCCACAAGTAAACAAAACTGCGGTTGATACTAAACTCGAAGAGCGGATGTCGAAAGTCCAACGAATAGTTTATCTGGTTCGTGCTATACGTAATAAATCGAATTTGAAAATTCGTCAACCGTTAAAACGAATTATTCTCCCCATCACATCCGAAGAATATAAAAACGAAATCGAGTTAATGAAAGATGTTATCATCGATGAGATTAATGTAAAAACAATTGAATATGTCAGCGACGATTCGGAAATCGTTCACAAGAGGTTGAAACCGAATTTCAAAACAATCGGACCGAAGTATGGGAAATCCGTTCAGCAGGTCGCAAATGAAATAAAAGCGATGAGCACAAATTCCATCAAAGAATTGGAAAAGAATGGTAAGTTCACATTGAAGATAAATGAAAACGAATTCGAAATAGCTTTAGATGATGTCGAAATTATACACGAAGATATTAAAGGATGGCTCGTTGAGAACGATAACGAAATCACCGTAGCATTAGATACAGAACTTACAGAGGAATTAATTGACGAGGGTTTTGCACGCGAGTTTGTGAGCCGTATTCAGAACATGAGGAAAGATGCCGGCTTTGAGGTCACTGACCGGATCGAAATTTATTTTGAGTCTGGAACAACTCTTCAAAACGCAATCTCAAAAATGAAACAATATATTCAATCCGAAACATTAGCTGCAAGCATTTTGACAGAACTGCAAACTTGCGATTATTCAGCAGAATGGGATATAAACAGTGAGATGTGCAAAATTGGTATAAAACGAATATAA
- a CDS encoding TraR/DksA C4-type zinc finger protein: MAKTTKKPKAVSKKPKTVKKLKSKSIKIKAIKIVTKKAATSKENTNAKTAYTREELDHFKNIIQEKRKEILEDLENLRDTMMDSTTGEYSTESPSYSLHMEQGTDAMEREKTFMFASREGKFLNYLDDALTRIDKGVYGKCNVCEKLIEKERLEAVPHAQMCFKCKSSQKS; encoded by the coding sequence ATGGCAAAGACAACAAAAAAACCTAAAGCAGTCAGTAAAAAACCGAAAACTGTTAAAAAGTTAAAAAGCAAAAGTATAAAAATAAAAGCTATTAAAATAGTAACTAAAAAAGCGGCTACTTCAAAAGAAAACACAAACGCTAAAACCGCTTATACACGCGAGGAGCTTGACCATTTCAAGAATATCATACAAGAGAAGCGCAAAGAAATTTTAGAAGACCTTGAAAATCTGCGCGACACTATGATGGACAGCACCACCGGCGAATATTCCACCGAAAGTCCCTCCTACTCGTTACACATGGAACAAGGTACCGATGCGATGGAACGTGAAAAAACATTTATGTTCGCATCGAGAGAAGGAAAATTTCTGAATTACCTTGATGATGCTCTGACACGGATCGACAAAGGTGTTTACGGAAAGTGCAATGTATGCGAAAAACTGATTGAAAAAGAAAGATTAGAAGCAGTTCCTCACGCACAAATGTGCTTCAAGTGTAAAAGCAGTCAAAAATCTTAA
- the lspA gene encoding signal peptidase II: MKVLFLTLFIVIGDQLTKLLVKGISIPLLGINFPGMPYGYSKPIIGDFLRLTYIENAGMAFGFDLGGKHFFGIVSILASIFIIIYLYKVRHTKFGLRLSLALILAGAIGNMIDRIFYGVIFSYEKLFFGRVVDFMDVDFFNINIFGYHLDRWPVFNVADASVTIGVILLLIFHKAVDNKKQEPINVDAA, from the coding sequence TTGAAAGTTCTATTTTTAACGCTGTTTATTGTCATCGGTGATCAACTCACTAAACTATTAGTGAAAGGTATTTCGATACCGTTACTTGGCATTAATTTTCCCGGAATGCCATACGGCTATAGTAAGCCAATCATCGGCGATTTTCTCCGGCTAACATATATCGAAAATGCCGGTATGGCTTTCGGATTTGATCTTGGCGGAAAACACTTCTTCGGAATTGTCTCTATCCTCGCCAGCATCTTCATCATTATTTACCTTTACAAAGTCCGGCATACAAAATTTGGTCTCCGCCTTTCTCTTGCTCTGATATTAGCCGGCGCCATCGGAAATATGATTGACCGGATTTTTTACGGTGTAATTTTCAGTTACGAAAAATTATTCTTCGGCCGCGTTGTCGATTTTATGGATGTCGATTTTTTTAATATAAATATATTCGGTTATCACCTCGACCGCTGGCCCGTCTTCAATGTTGCCGATGCGTCTGTAACCATCGGCGTAATTTTGCTGCTGATTTTTCACAAAGCAGTTGATAACAAAAAGCAGGAACCTATTAATGTTGATGCGGCATAA
- a CDS encoding RluA family pseudouridine synthase, translating into MLRHLQIKVPPGKTRERLDVFLTHSIENATRTKVHEAIDTGFVLVNGEPVKPSYKVNPNDVIDVTIPKPPPQEVNPENIPLKIVYEDEYLIVVNKAAGMVTHPAYGNYTGTLVNALLFHCNGKLANRTQAADDEEANAVDELGYEPTNSRAGIVHRLDKDTSGLIVTAKDDVTHSKLASQFSKRTIEREYWAIVWGLFGKKKKGFIEASLARSKTDRKKVAVANVGKYAMTEYEVIEEFDFLSLVRLKLRTGRTHQIRVHMHHIDHPVFGDPTYGGRKISYGDAAKKRKAFVNELLEIMQRQALHAKTIGFVHPKTGTKIQFDSELPRDMQKVLKLLKKEQDENVGL; encoded by the coding sequence ATGTTACGACATTTACAGATCAAAGTTCCGCCCGGAAAAACCCGTGAACGGTTAGATGTATTCTTAACTCACTCAATTGAAAATGCAACCCGCACTAAAGTTCACGAGGCAATAGATACTGGATTTGTATTAGTTAACGGCGAACCTGTAAAACCGAGTTACAAAGTTAATCCGAACGATGTTATTGATGTTACAATTCCCAAGCCCCCGCCTCAAGAAGTCAATCCTGAAAATATCCCGCTAAAAATTGTTTATGAAGATGAATACCTGATTGTTGTGAACAAAGCAGCAGGCATGGTAACTCATCCCGCTTATGGAAATTACACAGGAACACTTGTCAACGCGCTCCTCTTTCACTGTAACGGTAAGTTAGCAAATCGAACTCAAGCTGCTGATGATGAAGAAGCAAATGCTGTTGACGAATTAGGATACGAACCAACAAATTCGCGGGCTGGAATTGTGCATCGCCTCGATAAAGATACCTCCGGCTTAATTGTAACAGCAAAAGACGATGTTACACATTCAAAATTAGCTTCGCAATTTTCAAAACGAACTATCGAACGTGAATACTGGGCAATTGTATGGGGACTTTTTGGAAAGAAGAAAAAAGGATTTATCGAAGCGAGTCTTGCACGAAGTAAAACCGACAGAAAAAAAGTTGCCGTAGCCAACGTGGGCAAGTATGCGATGACCGAGTATGAAGTTATTGAAGAGTTTGATTTCTTATCGCTGGTGAGATTAAAACTCCGAACCGGCAGGACTCATCAAATCAGAGTTCACATGCATCACATCGACCATCCGGTTTTCGGTGATCCGACTTATGGTGGGAGGAAAATTTCTTACGGAGATGCTGCTAAAAAAAGGAAGGCATTCGTGAATGAATTATTGGAGATAATGCAGCGACAGGCGCTTCACGCAAAAACAATAGGTTTCGTTCATCCCAAGACAGGTACTAAAATACAATTTGATTCGGAACTGCCGCGTGATATGCAGAAAGTTTTGAAACTACTCAAAAAGGAACAGGACGAGAATGTGGGTTTATGA
- a CDS encoding lamin tail domain-containing protein, translating into MKFYILLSIFLTSATFGQVAQFPYFQNFDSSYIITPSLPAGWVSTQNRTAGVNDFTTTTSTPNSQPNAVVSTNARISQSLNSPIFNFTGILVDSLKFFERRSSTHDSGVLIEASTDGGTTYNLIISDTLIYAGHTNYLQRKIHLPELLNNKPNVRFRWRVIGNGTGTIGTIRFDDVIISAKVKTDIGILSVNFNPIYPIMGDSLILYTTIKNFGLETIKEFSLSLFIDANFDSMAQTSELFQINNFDTLLNQHDSLRIAFFIPSQGTSELQMIVQLEASGDENLQNNKRILRVDFGIHPFSVAVNEIMYRPTAPEPEWVEITNTTNDSINLKLWKISDNRTTSRYTITSTDYYLKPKDFVLITKDSINLYEVRPNVAGKIFIVPAFPALNNDSDAVIIYDQRGKIIDSAFYKSSWGGSNGKSLERIEPTAPTTLKSNWGTCTHPDGATPNRKNSLTQKDFDISVRTILFDPVNPIVANELIVNSVIINKGKQAAGNYSIELYLDANKDSIYHSSELIALSYFSNPINTNDSIIFSESIATPTVGSYTFIARIVFVNDEDTLNNIKLASVFVGHKANTIVINELMYAPISGEPEWFELYNLSDDTVDIRNWKISNRNSSSKYLITSSQILLLPKEYLVVTKDTSLLFDKRREIPSKVIQSLSIPTYLFSNNGDAGALFDNRNVIIDSIIYQPSWGGTNGRSLERVEAVLTPLDSTNWGSSPDSTGATPGKQNYITPLDFDLQALRIFSSKSLPNEPVNIFVVVRNAGKMSASNFNIKLFHDINGDSIWQDSELITAQNFSRTLLFKDSTIVNFLWQNPGGGVKQLIAIVEYPNEMRLRDNIAFGILKIGYPLQSLVINEIMFAPSSGMCEYVELYNRESFPVEMRDWKIHDKPDTAGKANEFKLGASPIIVNPGEFLVLSADSSILNLFSYISDTTYNIHLHIFKKSSLSLNNDGDDVVLKDLTNSIIDSIRYSPKWHNPEVYDVGGRALERINPNLPGNDRRNWTTNANPIGGTPGKQNSVFTSTIPTNASLKFSPNPFSPDADEFEDHCIISYNLLSTAAMVRIRIFDSRGRIIRTLVNNEPSGSSGQVIWDGMNDERQKARIGIYIVLLEAYDVNGGNVNTIKGAVVVAGRL; encoded by the coding sequence ATGAAATTTTACATACTGCTATCAATTTTTCTCACTTCAGCGACTTTTGGTCAAGTTGCTCAATTCCCATATTTTCAAAATTTCGATAGCTCTTACATCATTACTCCTTCATTACCGGCGGGTTGGGTGTCAACTCAAAACCGGACTGCGGGGGTAAACGATTTTACAACTACAACATCTACTCCCAATTCACAACCCAATGCAGTCGTTTCAACAAATGCCCGTATCAGTCAAAGTTTAAATTCACCTATTTTCAATTTTACAGGAATATTGGTTGATTCGCTCAAATTCTTTGAACGCCGCTCATCTACACACGATTCGGGAGTTCTCATTGAAGCATCGACTGATGGCGGAACCACCTACAATCTGATCATCTCCGATACATTAATATATGCAGGTCATACAAATTATCTACAAAGAAAAATACACCTTCCAGAATTGTTAAATAACAAACCCAACGTAAGATTCCGATGGCGGGTGATAGGAAATGGAACCGGCACTATCGGAACAATTAGATTTGACGATGTTATCATTTCAGCAAAAGTTAAAACTGACATCGGGATTTTGTCGGTCAATTTTAATCCAATTTATCCTATAATGGGCGATTCGCTGATATTATATACAACGATTAAAAATTTTGGTTTGGAAACTATTAAAGAATTCAGTCTCTCATTATTTATTGATGCGAATTTCGATTCGATGGCACAGACGAGTGAACTTTTTCAGATAAATAATTTTGATACATTACTAAATCAGCACGACTCGTTGCGGATAGCTTTCTTCATTCCATCTCAAGGGACAAGCGAACTTCAAATGATTGTTCAATTGGAAGCCAGCGGAGATGAAAATTTGCAAAACAATAAAAGAATTCTGCGTGTAGATTTTGGCATCCACCCATTTTCCGTCGCTGTGAATGAGATTATGTATCGCCCGACTGCACCCGAACCCGAATGGGTAGAAATTACAAACACTACCAACGATTCGATTAATTTGAAATTATGGAAAATATCAGACAATAGAACCACTTCCCGATACACGATTACATCGACCGATTATTATTTGAAGCCAAAAGATTTTGTATTGATAACTAAAGATAGTATTAATCTTTATGAAGTCCGACCTAATGTAGCAGGTAAAATCTTCATTGTTCCTGCATTTCCGGCACTCAACAACGATAGCGATGCGGTAATAATATACGATCAACGTGGAAAAATTATTGATAGTGCGTTTTACAAATCGAGTTGGGGCGGGTCGAATGGAAAATCATTAGAAAGAATTGAACCAACCGCACCGACAACTTTAAAATCCAACTGGGGCACATGTACTCATCCCGACGGTGCAACGCCAAACAGAAAAAATTCTTTAACCCAAAAAGATTTCGATATAAGTGTGAGGACTATTTTGTTTGATCCTGTGAATCCGATTGTCGCCAACGAGTTAATAGTGAATTCTGTAATTATCAACAAAGGCAAACAAGCGGCTGGTAATTATTCAATTGAACTTTATTTGGATGCGAATAAAGATTCGATTTATCACTCATCAGAACTGATTGCATTATCATATTTTAGCAATCCTATTAATACTAATGATTCGATTATTTTTTCAGAGTCGATTGCAACTCCCACAGTTGGCAGTTATACTTTCATCGCACGGATAGTTTTTGTAAACGATGAAGATACGCTCAACAATATCAAACTCGCCTCGGTATTTGTCGGACACAAAGCAAACACAATTGTGATAAACGAATTGATGTATGCACCGATTAGTGGCGAGCCGGAATGGTTCGAGCTTTATAATCTGTCTGATGATACAGTAGATATCCGCAACTGGAAAATCAGCAACCGGAATTCTTCTTCAAAATATTTAATTACATCTTCTCAAATTCTATTACTGCCGAAAGAATATTTAGTTGTAACAAAAGACACTTCGCTGCTCTTCGATAAACGTCGGGAGATTCCATCCAAAGTAATTCAATCGCTTTCGATTCCCACATATCTTTTCAGCAACAACGGCGATGCGGGTGCGTTGTTCGATAACCGGAATGTTATTATCGACAGCATTATTTATCAACCAAGCTGGGGCGGTACAAACGGGAGGTCGCTTGAGCGGGTTGAAGCTGTTCTAACTCCTTTAGATTCAACAAATTGGGGCAGCTCGCCCGATTCTACCGGCGCAACACCGGGAAAACAAAATTATATAACACCATTAGATTTCGATTTGCAGGCATTACGGATTTTTTCAAGTAAAAGTTTGCCAAACGAACCGGTAAATATTTTCGTGGTTGTTAGAAATGCCGGAAAAATGAGTGCATCGAATTTTAACATTAAATTATTTCACGACATAAATGGCGATTCAATTTGGCAGGATTCAGAATTAATAACAGCACAAAATTTTTCAAGGACTTTATTGTTCAAAGATTCTACGATAGTTAATTTCTTATGGCAAAATCCCGGCGGCGGAGTTAAGCAGTTGATTGCTATAGTTGAATATCCGAACGAGATGCGATTAAGAGACAACATCGCATTCGGAATTTTAAAAATCGGTTATCCGTTACAGTCGCTTGTTATCAACGAAATAATGTTCGCACCATCGAGCGGAATGTGTGAATACGTCGAGTTGTACAATCGAGAATCCTTCCCGGTTGAAATGCGTGATTGGAAAATTCACGATAAGCCTGACACAGCGGGTAAAGCTAACGAATTTAAACTTGGAGCTTCTCCGATTATTGTAAATCCGGGCGAGTTTCTTGTGCTGTCAGCTGATTCATCTATTTTAAATTTGTTTAGCTACATAAGCGATACAACGTATAACATTCATTTACACATTTTCAAGAAAAGCAGTTTAAGTTTAAACAACGATGGCGATGACGTTGTACTGAAAGATTTAACTAACTCCATAATTGATAGTATCCGATATTCGCCAAAGTGGCACAACCCGGAAGTTTATGATGTAGGCGGAAGGGCGTTGGAGCGTATCAATCCGAATTTACCGGGCAATGATCGCCGCAATTGGACTACAAATGCTAATCCAATCGGTGGTACTCCGGGAAAGCAAAACTCGGTTTTTACTTCAACAATTCCTACAAATGCATCATTAAAATTTTCGCCAAACCCTTTCTCCCCCGATGCCGATGAATTTGAAGACCATTGCATAATCTCGTATAACTTACTATCAACCGCAGCGATGGTAAGGATTAGAATTTTCGATTCGAGAGGAAGAATTATTCGCACGTTAGTGAACAACGAGCCGAGTGGATCGAGCGGACAAGTTATTTGGGATGGGATGAATGATGAAAGACAAAAAGCAAGAATCGGAATTTATATAGTGCTATTGGAAGCATACGATGTAAACGGCGGAAATGTTAATACTATAAAAGGAGCTGTGGTTGTGGCGGGAAGGTTGTAA